The following proteins come from a genomic window of Kocuria palustris:
- a CDS encoding mycothiol transferase, translating into MTAAQQLLEDLARRPADTAGLVLDGLGLQEAHTQPGGIHNSIVWLIWHAARQEDVQVAQLSGREQVWSEGGWAQRLGIERGAEDFGFGDSAQDVGAVTTSSLEELAAYLTEVTEASARYAASLSDDEIAEVIDDSYDPPVTRGVRLVSTFEDASTHLGQAAYARSLVDSGWTIGF; encoded by the coding sequence ATGACCGCCGCTCAGCAGCTGCTCGAGGACCTCGCCCGCCGCCCCGCCGACACCGCAGGACTGGTGCTGGACGGCCTGGGCCTCCAGGAGGCGCACACCCAGCCGGGTGGAATCCACAACTCGATCGTGTGGCTGATCTGGCACGCCGCCCGCCAGGAGGACGTCCAGGTCGCCCAGCTCAGCGGCCGGGAGCAGGTATGGAGCGAAGGCGGCTGGGCGCAGCGCCTGGGGATCGAGCGCGGGGCCGAGGACTTCGGCTTCGGCGACTCGGCCCAGGACGTCGGCGCGGTCACCACCAGCTCTCTCGAGGAGCTGGCCGCCTACCTCACCGAGGTGACGGAGGCATCGGCCCGGTACGCGGCCTCGCTGTCGGACGACGAGATCGCCGAGGTCATCGACGACTCCTACGACCCGCCCGTGACCCGCGGCGTGCGCCTGGTCTCGACCTTCGAGGACGCCTCGACCCACCTGGGACAGGCCGCCTACGCCCGCAGCCTCGTGGACAGCGGCTGGACGATCGGCTTCTGA
- a CDS encoding HpcH/HpaI aldolase/citrate lyase family protein — protein sequence MMTSSAQLATARTALFSPALRPDRVLKAQGSGADCVVVDLEDAVAAADKDAAREHLIALLTGTHEAGALAGPVAVRINGPQTKAGRADLDALRRAARAHEHSASARAAAAAVGGSAPGCTEAPELLDAVLIPKLESPDQVRDVRDGLGFEVGIVGTVESAAGLLTLEEIVAKPGVVRLAVGALDLAFDLGCGADSRTMAAAMARVVTVSRARGLAGPLDSPTPEFRDLEPVRRAALRAREDGFTGKLCIHPAQVEAAAEAFAPTEEEIAWARSVVEAVDGASAVDGAMVDAPVIARARRLLGEG from the coding sequence ATGATGACGTCCTCCGCCCAGCTGGCGACCGCCCGCACTGCCCTGTTCAGCCCCGCGCTGCGCCCTGATCGCGTGCTGAAGGCCCAGGGCTCAGGAGCCGACTGCGTGGTGGTGGACCTCGAGGACGCCGTGGCCGCCGCGGACAAGGACGCCGCCCGCGAGCACCTGATCGCTCTGCTCACCGGGACCCATGAGGCGGGCGCCCTCGCAGGGCCCGTGGCCGTGCGGATCAACGGACCGCAGACCAAGGCGGGGCGCGCCGATCTGGATGCTCTGCGCCGTGCCGCTCGGGCCCACGAGCACAGCGCGTCGGCCCGTGCCGCCGCGGCCGCCGTGGGCGGTTCCGCTCCGGGCTGCACCGAGGCCCCCGAGCTGCTCGACGCCGTGCTGATCCCCAAGCTGGAGTCGCCCGATCAGGTCCGCGACGTGCGCGACGGCCTGGGCTTCGAGGTCGGGATCGTGGGCACCGTGGAGTCGGCCGCCGGACTGCTGACCCTCGAGGAGATCGTGGCCAAGCCCGGCGTGGTGCGCCTGGCGGTCGGAGCGCTGGATCTGGCCTTCGACCTGGGCTGCGGCGCGGACTCGCGCACCATGGCTGCGGCGATGGCGCGCGTGGTCACCGTCTCGCGAGCCCGCGGCCTGGCCGGCCCGCTGGACTCCCCCACCCCCGAGTTCCGCGATCTGGAGCCGGTGCGTCGGGCGGCTCTGCGCGCCCGGGAGGACGGCTTCACCGGGAAGCTGTGCATCCACCCCGCGCAGGTCGAGGCGGCGGCTGAGGCCTTCGCGCCCACCGAGGAGGAGATCGCCTGGGCCCGCTCGGTGGTCGAGGCCGTCGACGGAGCCAGCGCCGTGGACGGAGCCATGGTCGACGCCCCCGTGATCGCCCGAGCGCGACGCCTCCTGGGCGAGGGCTGA